From Oreochromis aureus strain Israel breed Guangdong linkage group 4, ZZ_aureus, whole genome shotgun sequence, a single genomic window includes:
- the tlcd4b gene encoding TLC domain-containing protein 4-B, with product METRELTVVAGSFVGFQLLFSVASPPLSSAITPGYGRLPPTKLTEWNSRLVSTVHALIVGLFCLYILWYDDAVNANPVWGDPSLVKLNVAITCGYLLYDLVLLACNWSTMGDSFFVCHHLAALYAYGYVLTRGVLPYFANFRLISELSTPFVNQRWFFEALKYPRSHRLVVLNGVAMAVVFFLVRIAVMPSYWASVFATFGTPEFERLGLGAQVAWITSCIALDVLNIIWMYKITRGCYKVLTGRGGRKVKVEAEASSSLDKKHTNNHTD from the exons ATGGAGACGAGAGAGTTGACCGTGGTAGCTGGTAGCTTTGTGGGTTTCCAGCTTCTCTTCTCAGTGGCCAGCCCGCCGCTCTCCTCCGCCATTACCCCAGGTTATGGACGGCTGCCTCCCACCAAGCTCACTGAATGGAACTCCAG GTTAGTGTCCACAGTGCACGCGTTGATTGTGGGCTTGTTCTGTTTGTACATCCTGTGGTACGATGACGCAGTCAACGCCAACCCTGTCTG GGGTGACCCCAGTCTCGTCAAACTAAATGTAGCCATAACCTGTGGTTACCTCCTATATG ACCTGGTGCTGCTAGCGTGTAATTGGAGCACTATGGGGGACAGCTTTTTCGTTTGCCACCACTTGGCGGCGCTCTATGCTTACGGATATGTTTTG ACCCGTGGTGTCCTTCCCTACTTTGCCAATTTCCGTCTCATTTCTGAGCTATCCACACCATTTGTGAACCAAAG GTGGTTCTTCGAGGCATTAAAGTACCCACGCTCACACCGGTTGGTGGTATTAAATGGCGTTGCTATGGCTGTGGTGTTCTTCCTGGTGCGCATTGCAGTCATGCCATCCTACTGGGCCAGTGTATTTGCCACTTTTGGCACTCCGGAGTTTGAGCGACTGGGCTTGGGTGCCCAGGTGGCATGGATCACCTCCTGCATTGCACTGGATGTCTTGAACATTATTTGGATGTACAAAATCACTCGAGGCTGCTACAAGGTCCTGACTGGGAGAGGAGGGCGAAAGGTCAAGGTAGAAGCAGAGGCGTCATCTTCCTTAGATAAGAAGCACACAAACAACCATACAGACTGA